A window from Syntrophales bacterium encodes these proteins:
- a CDS encoding M23 family metallopeptidase, producing the protein MTDQNSMQKLVFTIDEIALPEFKEWLFCPGMLFQAAGKWWGNKGLRDRRHEGLDLLLYKDGEERIRHIDKSFKIRVMSDGVVVGIIPDFLGKSIIVEHPSLIDNSYNILTIYGHTAPCDNIHVGLALQGGDIIASVAGPNRSSTAMKPHLHITVARTNMAICYERLNWEIIGTSEMLTLLDPLMFIGSPYRILGDDDPADR; encoded by the coding sequence GTGACTGATCAAAATAGTATGCAGAAGCTTGTTTTTACCATCGATGAAATCGCTCTCCCCGAGTTTAAGGAGTGGCTCTTCTGTCCCGGCATGTTGTTTCAAGCTGCGGGCAAGTGGTGGGGAAATAAAGGTCTTCGTGACAGGCGACATGAGGGGCTCGATCTGCTGCTGTACAAGGATGGCGAAGAGAGGATCCGCCATATTGACAAGTCCTTCAAGATCCGGGTTATGTCTGACGGTGTGGTTGTCGGCATCATCCCTGATTTTCTCGGCAAATCCATAATTGTGGAGCACCCTTCTTTAATTGATAATTCTTATAATATTTTGACTATTTATGGTCATACTGCCCCCTGCGACAACATTCATGTGGGGTTGGCACTGCAAGGAGGAGACATCATTGCCTCCGTCGCAGGACCTAACAGGTCATCTACCGCCATGAAGCCCCATTTGCACATTACGGTCGCCCGGACTAATATGGCCATTTGTTACGAGAGACTCAACTGGGAGATCATTGGCACATCGGAAATGCTTACACTGCTTGATCCGCTGATGTTCATTGGCTCTCCCTATCGCATTCTCGGAGATGATGATCCTGCCGACCGATGA